One part of the Sorangiineae bacterium MSr11954 genome encodes these proteins:
- a CDS encoding ParA family protein, producing MAAMTESCSICTRRFDVQFRYQMEEREGGFSFFCSQACHDKQMRGEAAGGVVCKACGKRFSVELVSQVLRVRGERTYACSEPCRTQLLAEANGVRLGAMAAAEAAAAAAAVETAKAEAAAKAAEAAKTTEPAKSPTREKPAASAPKKPMRGPRRLAIFNHKGGTGKTTTSVSIAAGLAARGLRVLLVDTDSQGNVGVSLNVKATTSLYHVLVMGIRASDAAVNVRPNLDVLISNETLAAAELYLAGRQNRDRILRERLMAVEDGYDVVMLDCSPSLSLLNQNALVFADGILVPVACDYLSLVGVRQVLKTVKNVNSLLRHPVQIFGVLPTFYDARARICRDAVETLKEHFGERCLPPIRQTIKIKEAPAQGRTIYEYAPDSNAADDYKRIVDIIVDGADARRGSSTEAADDGELMATA from the coding sequence ATGGCGGCGATGACCGAGAGCTGCAGCATCTGCACCCGACGTTTCGACGTACAGTTTCGATATCAGATGGAGGAGCGGGAAGGCGGCTTTTCCTTCTTTTGCTCGCAGGCGTGCCACGACAAGCAAATGCGCGGTGAGGCCGCCGGCGGTGTCGTCTGCAAGGCGTGCGGCAAACGATTTTCGGTGGAGCTGGTATCTCAAGTTTTGCGCGTGCGCGGCGAGCGCACCTACGCCTGCTCCGAGCCGTGCCGGACGCAGCTCCTCGCGGAGGCCAACGGCGTGAGGCTCGGCGCGATGGCCGCCGCCGAAGCCGCAGCGGCCGCCGCCGCCGTCGAGACCGCGAAGGCGGAGGCCGCAGCAAAGGCCGCCGAGGCCGCGAAGACCACCGAGCCGGCGAAGAGCCCCACCCGCGAGAAGCCCGCGGCCAGCGCCCCCAAGAAGCCAATGCGAGGCCCGCGCCGCTTGGCGATCTTCAACCACAAAGGCGGAACGGGGAAGACCACCACCAGCGTGAGCATCGCCGCCGGCCTCGCCGCGCGCGGGCTGCGCGTGCTCTTGGTCGACACCGACTCGCAGGGCAATGTCGGCGTCTCGCTGAATGTCAAGGCCACGACGTCGCTCTACCACGTGTTGGTCATGGGCATTCGCGCGTCGGACGCCGCGGTCAATGTGCGGCCCAACCTGGACGTGCTCATCTCCAACGAGACCTTGGCGGCCGCGGAGCTGTACTTGGCGGGCCGGCAAAACCGCGACCGCATTTTGCGCGAGCGGCTCATGGCCGTCGAGGACGGCTACGACGTGGTGATGCTCGACTGCTCGCCGTCGCTGTCGCTCCTCAACCAGAACGCGCTGGTGTTCGCCGACGGCATTCTGGTGCCCGTCGCCTGCGACTACCTCTCGCTGGTGGGCGTGCGGCAGGTGCTCAAGACGGTGAAGAACGTCAACTCGCTGCTCCGCCACCCGGTGCAAATCTTCGGTGTGCTCCCGACCTTCTACGACGCGCGCGCGCGCATCTGCCGCGACGCGGTGGAGACCTTGAAGGAGCACTTCGGCGAGCGGTGCCTGCCGCCCATCCGCCAGACCATCAAGATCAAAGAGGCGCCGGCCCAAGGCCGCACCATCTACGAGTACGCGCCCGACTCGAACGCGGCCGACGACTACAAGCGCATCGTCGACATCATCGTGGACGGCGCCGACGCGCGCCGCGGCTCGTCCACGGAGGCGGCGGACGACGGTGAGCTCATGGCCACGGCCTGA
- a CDS encoding DinB family protein, translating into MLPATLSALSSFPDTLERFFDEVPERFLNWAPPSWEGVPSESLTVLEQVCHVRDIEIDGYQVRLRRMLTEPNPVLVSLDGYELAASRHYTTANPDEALASFRVARLQTVAAIAELSEAQWSRRGSFEGHELTVKGLVHLLCSHDQQHLAGIQWLLARIEGEAR; encoded by the coding sequence ATGCTGCCCGCCACCTTGTCCGCGCTATCGTCGTTTCCCGATACCCTCGAGCGATTCTTCGACGAGGTCCCCGAGCGCTTCTTGAACTGGGCCCCTCCCTCGTGGGAGGGCGTGCCGAGCGAGAGCTTGACGGTGCTCGAGCAAGTGTGCCACGTGCGCGACATCGAGATCGACGGCTACCAAGTCCGTCTGCGCCGCATGCTCACCGAGCCGAACCCGGTCCTCGTCTCCCTCGACGGCTACGAGCTCGCCGCCTCGCGCCACTACACCACCGCGAACCCCGACGAAGCCCTCGCATCTTTCCGCGTCGCCCGCCTCCAAACCGTCGCCGCCATCGCCGAGCTCTCCGAAGCCCAGTGGTCGCGCCGCGGCTCGTTCGAAGGCCATGAGCTCACCGTCAAGGGCCTCGTCCACTTGCTCTGCAGCCACGACCAGCAGCACCTGGCGGGCATCCAGTGGCTACTGGCGCGCATCGAGGGCGAGGCTCGCTGA
- the nth gene encoding endonuclease III has translation MVTATTKAAKAVIKKGSSAKAKPAKAAAAKSAAAKPAAPKKAAAAKPAAPKKSAVPSKPERLEMFRRLAEYHSDAHCELDHRNAFELLCATVLSAQSTDVAVNKLTPALFERYPTAADMAKAKPEDIEALISRIGMYRQKTKSLLALAEGIVTNHGGEVPRTLEELTKLRGVGRKTANVVLGVAFGTPEGVVVDTHVQRISQRLGWTKNDEPITIEQDLCALLPKSEWDHASHVLIFHGRRVCKAIKPDCEACPVNDICPSAFDAELVGRKAGRAR, from the coding sequence ATGGTCACCGCCACGACGAAGGCGGCCAAGGCCGTCATCAAGAAGGGTTCGAGCGCGAAAGCAAAGCCGGCAAAGGCGGCTGCGGCCAAGTCCGCCGCTGCAAAGCCGGCCGCGCCAAAGAAGGCTGCGGCCGCAAAGCCGGCGGCGCCGAAGAAGTCCGCCGTGCCCTCCAAGCCCGAGCGGCTCGAGATGTTTCGGCGCTTGGCGGAGTACCACTCGGACGCGCACTGCGAGCTCGATCACAGGAACGCGTTCGAGCTTCTGTGCGCGACGGTCCTGAGCGCGCAGAGCACGGACGTGGCGGTGAACAAGCTCACCCCGGCGCTGTTCGAGCGCTACCCCACTGCGGCGGACATGGCGAAGGCCAAACCGGAGGACATCGAGGCGCTGATCAGCCGCATCGGCATGTACCGGCAGAAGACCAAGAGCCTCCTGGCGCTGGCGGAGGGCATCGTCACCAACCATGGCGGCGAGGTCCCCCGCACCTTGGAGGAGCTCACCAAATTGCGCGGCGTGGGCCGCAAGACCGCCAACGTCGTCCTCGGCGTCGCCTTCGGCACCCCCGAGGGCGTGGTCGTCGACACGCACGTGCAGCGCATCTCCCAGCGCCTCGGCTGGACGAAGAACGACGAGCCGATCACCATCGAGCAAGATCTCTGCGCCCTGCTGCCCAAGAGCGAGTGGGACCACGCGAGCCACGTCCTCATCTTCCACGGCCGCCGCGTGTGCAAGGCGATCAAGCCCGACTGCGAGGCATGCCCCGTGAACGACATCTGCCCGAGCGCCTTCGACGCCGAGTTGGTGGGGCGCAAGGCGGGCCGGGCGCGGTAG
- the gyrA gene encoding DNA gyrase subunit A, with protein MSNDDIPTTNMNQRVPVSIQDEMRTSYLDYAMSVIIGRAIPDARDGLKPVHRRILYSMYEQKILPGSGHRKSATVVGDVLGKYHPHGDMSVYDAMVRLAQDFSMRYMLVDGQGNFGSVDGDPPAAYRYTEARLSRMAMELLNDLEKECVDFAPNFDDRLEEPTVLPARVPNLLINGSGGIAVGMATNVPPHNLGEVIDATIHLIRNPEAPIEDLMRLIPGPDFPTGGFIYGRTGIEAAQRTGRGSIVMRARMDVEKAPGKGERELIVVSEIPYQVNKARVHAKIGELIREKKIEGISEVRDESDREGIRLVIELKKDVVPQVMINQLYRQTELQTSFGVINLAIVGGRPAVLNLRETLAVFVEHRRDVVTRRTRFELNQAEAAREIVEGLGMAVTDVDKVIKTIRAARDSDQAKADLLKLPLVGLESFVMRAGRPASEIEAAKKRGEYYLSERQAKAILEMRLSRLTGLEMEKLAAEYGALSETIARLQAILADERLLFDVIVAELEEIRSKYADKRRTEIIASEADIQDEDLIQEEDMVVTISHNGYIKRTSPSAYRAQRRGGKGKIGMEARDEDWVTQLFAASTHAYVFFFSDKGKVYVKKVYEIPLAARNAKGRAIVNFVGMEPGEKVAAIVEVPKIEAGKFVVTLTRRGQIKKSELTDFENFREKGIIGVKIEGDDQLLAAALTDGEREFIIATKQGMSIRFDEKQVRATGRATMGVKAIELGDDDAVVGMGVTQPDRPYVLALCEKGYGKRTLLDEFRSQNRGGKGIILIDASERNGPVVDVVLVKDGDEVMLITDRGQMLRTRTDEIRETGRNAQGVKIMTVEDEERVVALERLEESSEEGAESAGGSMLPPPPDGEGTPPSSDGGPPSTLN; from the coding sequence ATGTCGAACGACGACATCCCGACGACCAACATGAATCAGCGCGTCCCGGTCTCGATCCAGGACGAGATGCGCACGAGCTACCTCGACTACGCGATGAGCGTCATCATCGGGCGCGCCATCCCCGATGCTCGCGACGGCTTGAAGCCCGTGCACCGCCGCATCCTCTACTCGATGTACGAGCAGAAGATTCTGCCCGGCAGCGGCCATCGAAAGAGCGCCACGGTCGTCGGGGACGTGCTCGGTAAGTACCACCCGCACGGCGACATGAGCGTTTACGACGCCATGGTGCGTCTCGCGCAGGATTTTTCCATGCGCTACATGCTGGTCGACGGCCAAGGAAACTTCGGCTCGGTCGACGGCGATCCCCCGGCCGCCTACCGTTATACGGAAGCACGCCTGTCGCGCATGGCGATGGAGCTGCTCAACGATCTCGAGAAAGAGTGCGTCGATTTCGCGCCCAACTTCGACGATCGGCTGGAGGAGCCCACCGTCCTGCCGGCGCGCGTCCCCAACCTGCTCATCAACGGGTCGGGCGGCATCGCCGTCGGCATGGCCACCAATGTCCCGCCGCACAATTTGGGCGAGGTCATCGACGCGACCATCCACTTGATCCGCAACCCAGAGGCGCCCATCGAAGACTTGATGCGCCTGATCCCGGGCCCCGACTTCCCCACCGGCGGCTTCATTTACGGGCGCACCGGCATCGAGGCCGCGCAGCGCACGGGCCGCGGCAGCATCGTGATGCGCGCCCGCATGGACGTGGAGAAGGCGCCCGGCAAGGGCGAGCGCGAGCTCATCGTGGTGAGCGAGATCCCGTACCAGGTCAACAAGGCGCGGGTGCACGCCAAGATCGGCGAGCTGATTCGCGAGAAGAAGATCGAGGGCATCAGCGAGGTCCGCGACGAGTCCGATCGCGAGGGCATCCGCCTGGTCATCGAGCTGAAGAAGGACGTCGTCCCTCAGGTCATGATCAACCAGCTTTACCGGCAGACGGAGCTGCAAACGTCGTTCGGCGTGATCAACCTCGCCATCGTGGGCGGCCGCCCGGCCGTGCTCAACCTGCGCGAGACGTTGGCCGTCTTCGTCGAGCACCGCCGCGACGTGGTCACCCGCCGCACCCGGTTCGAGTTGAACCAGGCGGAGGCGGCGCGCGAGATCGTCGAGGGCCTCGGCATGGCGGTGACCGACGTGGACAAGGTCATCAAGACCATCCGCGCCGCCCGCGACTCCGATCAGGCCAAGGCCGATCTGCTCAAGCTGCCGCTGGTGGGCCTCGAGAGCTTCGTCATGCGCGCCGGGCGCCCGGCCTCCGAGATCGAGGCGGCCAAGAAGCGCGGCGAGTACTACCTGTCGGAGCGCCAGGCGAAGGCCATCCTCGAGATGCGCTTGTCGCGCCTCACGGGCCTCGAGATGGAGAAGCTGGCGGCGGAGTACGGCGCGCTCTCGGAGACCATCGCGCGCCTGCAGGCGATTCTGGCCGACGAGCGGCTCCTCTTCGACGTCATCGTCGCGGAGCTGGAGGAGATCCGGAGCAAGTACGCGGACAAGCGCCGCACGGAAATCATCGCCAGCGAAGCCGACATCCAGGACGAGGACCTGATCCAAGAAGAGGACATGGTCGTCACCATCTCCCACAACGGCTACATCAAGCGCACGAGCCCCAGCGCGTACCGTGCGCAGCGCCGCGGCGGGAAGGGCAAAATCGGCATGGAGGCGCGCGACGAGGACTGGGTCACCCAGCTCTTCGCCGCCTCGACCCACGCCTACGTCTTCTTCTTCTCCGACAAGGGGAAGGTCTACGTCAAAAAGGTGTACGAGATCCCCCTCGCCGCCCGCAACGCCAAGGGCCGCGCCATCGTCAACTTCGTCGGCATGGAGCCGGGCGAAAAGGTGGCGGCCATCGTGGAGGTGCCGAAGATCGAGGCGGGCAAGTTCGTGGTCACGCTCACGCGCCGGGGGCAAATCAAGAAGAGCGAGCTCACGGACTTCGAGAATTTCCGCGAAAAAGGCATCATCGGCGTCAAGATCGAGGGCGACGATCAGCTCTTGGCGGCGGCGCTCACCGACGGCGAGCGCGAGTTCATCATCGCGACCAAGCAGGGCATGTCCATCCGCTTCGACGAGAAGCAGGTGCGCGCCACCGGGCGCGCCACCATGGGCGTGAAGGCCATCGAGCTGGGCGACGACGACGCGGTGGTGGGCATGGGCGTCACGCAGCCCGACCGCCCCTACGTGCTCGCCCTCTGTGAAAAGGGCTACGGCAAGCGCACCCTCCTCGACGAGTTCCGCTCGCAGAACCGCGGCGGCAAGGGCATCATCCTCATCGACGCCAGCGAGCGCAATGGCCCGGTGGTCGACGTCGTCCTCGTCAAAGACGGCGACGAGGTCATGCTGATCACCGATCGCGGCCAGATGCTCCGCACCCGCACCGACGAAATCCGCGAGACGGGCCGCAACGCCCAAGGCGTGAAGATCATGACCGTCGAGGACGAAGAGCGCGTGGTCGCCCTCGAGCGCCTCGAGGAGAGCTCCGAAGAGGGCGCCGAATCGGCCGGCGGCAGCATGCTCCCGCCCCCGCCGGACGGCGAAGGCACCCCACCGAGCAGCGACGGCGGCCCCCCGTCGACCTTGAACTGA